In one window of Spodoptera frugiperda isolate SF20-4 chromosome 11, AGI-APGP_CSIRO_Sfru_2.0, whole genome shotgun sequence DNA:
- the LOC118274703 gene encoding cholesterol transporter ABCA5 isoform X2 yields the protein MSGAHGVADVRDDGRDSPASTEQLTKCGEKEADLDCVAIGSRLRGAMGTRRPAKFWPQLWATVVRNLLLKKRDTRKTLAEVLVPLYSLGVLIFLKMLVPNPNFPEVRKPGRLLRIHHDAFPENHSVAVVADWLNANGTMGFLEEINTLLAESHQHPIRWIKYSNNSELNDAYHNDARNFPIAVIFHTDPTSNIEPLRYTIRTNPSHIGTPSTRILTTSPAKCRERTASKDWSSDWSRGGQLIPLSEMHGEDTCPVLQYYYSGFLALQTLIDYIKIKFDTDAAIPPPRIDLRQFPKRQHTGDWLVIFRVIMPMYMVMTLSQFITYLLMFVVGEKEKKIREGMRIMGLKESVYWGSWFLIYAVFVTILSIVSTVLLFTLKVFQHSSYILIFLLMLLFGFTIITFAFMLTPFFDRARTAGILGSFAVNLMSGLYFIQVFVSNADSLAFWFVSLISSSCYALAMDKALVLDMAGVGVTWDNLWSGPGVPFGGSLIMMAVDTVLYGLAAYWLDAVIPSEYGIKQKPWFCLLPSFWLGSRRGRVSAVHFHSNGEAAAHNKDIEPVPRELQDKEAIRIVGLQKSFRHCRKPEIKAIDNIDLSIYEGQITAVLGHNGAGKSTLFNILTGLTAPTNGTAYVYGLDVRDPNDMHEIRQMIGVCPQQDVLFDLLSVKEHLQFFGAVKGIPRKRLPEEIHKALSDVGLLDQMNVFAKHLSGGQKRKLSIAIAFIGDPKIIILDEPTAGVDPVSRRQTWRILQRARHGKVLLLTTHFMDEADILGDRKAVISKGRVRCAGTSLFLKNKFGIGYHLTLVLDGVCREHQITRLVRGHVPRAEKARRHGRELSYILPHYAVHLFPPLFNAIEQEVKEKTNRLGITSYGVSMTTLEEVFLSLEGENAEETEAVEGVSSVKLVRARALSRSLSLQSKTLSYQELNDKDGQKATSLPTPPASHALHSTTHGVEHVKVAPEVPISVDALGETVKTNPTCWRTFCALVYIRMVRMIRDPYKLWVMILMPIISCALGLYMKSRQIVFFRMQPLKLEPNAYFNKTPIAVYSEQGNIKEITDLRDSLESLGAYPIIDFDGNFSSLLDMENFGAFSLRDSVIPYGKIMAYYNSTYTHSLPIIVNLLDNSVYRVLMSASGLIESFKPIEVSTHPFQQTEQQEEFNLGNVVCAIFMGMIFALVPVTLAVDIVYDREIKAKNQLRVNGLSMSMYFLTYFTVLIFIMILTSVGVLVLVILNDIPSLTNGSAITMLSGLLLLYSPSAILFNTCLSYIFDKMDSAQSIMPNITTWVGVIPFILVAVLDTFKWGSEIAFYLHLTFSFLDVMYIPYAIIYYVDRVYLTCNLRDLCTTPPLSSYFTAEVWVLLVAMLLHVPLSGAALLAADRVKSGGRICPRKKSTSESGGDAEQEAGGEAGEDEDVRRERRRVAAILQQPKHSAPPLVVHNLRKEYKVRGTGSGGSCWTQKEETSSRVKSRFVGLARLSLAVEGGEVFGLLGHNGAGKTTTMKIITAEERPTHGSVMLGSQNIDDSQTSAFMMLGYCPQHDALWKNVTIREHIECYAAIRGVSKADTPRIVDAYLNGLQIMEHANKNADECSGGTRRKLSFALAMVGSPRVVLLDEPSTGMDPRSKRFLWDTILASFQGKKGAILTTHSMEEADALCSRVGIMVKGGLRCIGSTQHLKNLYGAGYTLEMKIGNNNQKANMMESESLSPSPLRSNENSPSLGEADEGGSNTGSVCAEAEGEAEAVDASIHTPLVAGTPPPPRLQHHRTESGGGGANSEAVIALVGHIFPAAVLEESFAERLVFSVPQSAVSSLARCFQQIEDAKEKLNIVEYSFSQTTLEQVFLKFAQSENVDSSD from the exons GAAATGTGGGGAGAAGGAGGCGGATCTGGACTGTGTAGCAATAGGTAGCCGGCTGCGGGGAGCGATGGGGACCCGTCGGCCGGCCAAGTTCTGGCCGCAGCTGTGGGCCACCGTCGTCAGGAACCTGCTGCTCAAGAAACGGGACACCAGGAAGACCCTCGCG GAGGTGTTGGTCCCGTTATACTCCCTGGGCGTGCTGATATTCCTGAAGATGCTGGTGCCGAACCCCAACTTCCCCGAGGTTCGGAAACCAGGCCGGCTGCTCAGGATACATCACGACGCCTTCCCGGAGAACCACTCCGTTGCCGTTGTAGCTGACTGGCTCAATGCCAATGGAACTATG GGTTTCCTGGAGGAGATAAACACATTGCTAGCAGAGTCCCACCAGCACCCGATCCGATGGATCAAGTACAGCAACAACTCGGAGCTGAACGACGCGTACCACAACGACGCCAGGAACTTCCCCATCGCCGTCATCTTTCACACTGATCCTACCTCCAATATTGAACCCCTTAG GTATACAATCAGGACCAACCCCTCCCACATAGGCACGCCGTCCACTCGTATCCTCACCACCTCTCCAGCGAAGTGCCGCGAGAGGACTGCCTCCAAAGACTGGTCCTCCGACTGGTCGAGAGGAGGGCAACTCATTCCACTCTCAGAGATGCATGGAGAGGACACGTGCCCCGTTCTTCAGTATTACTATTCAGGATTCTTAGCTTTGCAGACGCTCATAGATTATATTAAGATTAAG TTCGACACAGACGCAGCAATACCGCCTCCTCGAATAGACCTCCGGCAGTTTCCCAAGCGCCAGCACACAGGAGACTGGCTGGTCATCTTCAGGGTCATCATGCCAATGTACATGGTGATGACGCTATCACAGTTCATCACATACCTTCTCATGTTCGTCGTGGGGGAGAAGGAGAAGAAGATCAGGGAAGGAATGAGGATTATGGGATTGAAGGAATCAGTTTACTG GGGTTCCTGGTTCCTGATATACGCAGTCTTTGTCACAATCTTGTCCATCGTTAGCACTGTTCTACTTTTTACGTTGAAG GTGTTCCAGCATTCTTCCTACATCTTAATATTCCTGCTGATGCTGTTGTTTGGCTTCACGATCATCACCTTCGCGTTTATGCTGACGCCATTCTTTGATCGCGCGAGG ACGGCAGGTATCCTGGGCAGCTTCGCAGTGAACCTGATGAGTGGTCTCTACTTCATCCAAGTGTTTGTCTCCAACGCGGACTCCCTCGCCTTCTGGTTTGTCTCTCTCATCAGCTCCAGCTGTTACGCATTGGCTATGGATAAG GCTTTAGTCCTGGACATGGCCGGTGTGGGCGTCACCTGGGACAACTTGTGGAGTGGTCCAGGAGTTCCCTTCGGCGGCAGTCTCATCATGATGGCGGTGGACACCGTACTGTATGGACTGGCTGCTTACTGGCTAGATGCTGTTATCCCTA GTGAATACGGTATCAAGCAGAAGCCCTGGTTCTGCCTGCTCCCTTCCTTCTGGCTGGGCAGCAGACGAGGCAGGGTGTCTGCGGTGCACTTCCACTCCAATGGAGAAGCAGCCGCTCATAACAAGGACATCGAACCTGTACCTAG GGAACTTCAAGACAAAGAAGCCATCAGGATAGTGGGCCTACAGAAGAGCTTCAGGCATTGTCGTAAGCCTGAAATTAAGGCCATTGATAACATAGACCTGAGCATCTACGAAGGTCAGATCACAGCCGTGCTAGGCCACAACGGTGCTGGGAAGTCCACACTCTTCAATATCCTGACTGGATTGACAGCACCCACTAATGGAACCGCTTATGTTTATGGACTTGATGTTAG GGATCCCAACGACATGCACGAGATTCGTCAGATGATCGGCGTGTGTCCTCAGCAAGATGTGTTGTTTGACCTTCTATCTGTAAAAGAGCATCTGCAGTTCTTTGGTGCAGTTAAG GGTATCCCTCGAAAAAGACTGCCAGAAGAAATCCACAAAGCTCTCTCAGATGTCGGTCTACTCGATCAGATGAATGTCTTCGCTAAACATCTTTCTGGGGGACAGAAGAGGAAGCTCAGTATAGCCATCGCGTTTATTGGAGACCCTAAG ATCATAATCCTGGACGAGCCTACAGCAGGAGTGGACCCAGTCTCCCGCCGACAGACCTGGAGGATCCTGCAACGAGCGCGGCACGGGAAGGTCTTGCTACTGACTACTCACTTCATGGACGAAGCCGACATACTGGGGGATAGGAAAGCTGTCATCAGTAAAGGAAGA GTCCGTTGTGCTGGCACATCACTGTTCTTGAAAAACAAATTCGGAATTGGATATCATCTGACATTGGTCTTGGATG GAGTATGTCGGGAACACCAAATCACCCGGTTGGTCCGCGGCCACGTGCCTCGCGCGGAGAAGGCGCGCCGCCACGGCCGGGAACTGTCCTACATCCTGCCGCACTACGCTGTGCATCTGTTCCCCCCACTCTTCAACGCCATCGAGCAGGAGGTTAAGGAGAAGACTAATAGACTTG GTATCACAAGCTACGGAGTATCAATGACGACTCTGGAGGAAGTGTTCTTGAGTTTGGAAGGTGAAAACGCTGAAGAAACGGAGGCTGTTGAAGGAGTCTCCTCTGTGAAGCTGGTCAGAGCTCGGGCACTATCCAGGAGTTTGTCGTTACAAAGCAAGACATTGAGCTATcaa GAGCTGAACGATAAGGACGGCCAGAAAGCGACATCGTTACCGACTCCACCTGCGTCTCACGCGTTACATTCCACCACCCATGGCGTTGAGCATGTCAAg GTGGCTCCCGAAGTCCCGATATCAGTAGACGCTCTAGGCGAGACAGTGAAGACGAACCCGACGTGCTGGAGAACATTCTGCGCACTCGTCTACATCAGGATGGTGCGGATGATCAGGGATCCTTACAAACTCTGGGTCATGATCTTGATGCCTAtca TATCCTGTGCCCTGGGTCTCTACATGAAATCACGACAAATCGTTTTCTTCCGCATGCAGCCGCTCAAATTAGAACCAAACGCATACTTCAACAAGACTCCCATAGCCGTATACAGTGAACAGGGCAACATCAAAGAAATCACAGACCTGAGGGACTCCTTAGAATCCTTGGGAGCATACCCCATCATAGACTTTGATGGGAACTTCTCCAGCCTTCTAGATATGGAGAACTTTGGAGCCTTCAGCCTCAGGGATAGCGTGATACCCTACGGCAAGATCATGGCCTACTACAACAGTACCTACACCCACAGCTTGCCTATCATCGTTAATTTGTTGGATAATAGCGTTTATAG GGTATTAATGTCAGCATCAGGTCTGATAGAAAGCTTCAAGCCAATCGAAGTGTCGACCCATCCGTTCCAGCAGACGGAGCAACAGGAGGAGTTCAACCTGGGCAACGTGGTGTGCGCCATCTTCATGGGCATGATCTTCGCGCTCGTGCCCGTCACGCTCGCTGTGGACATCGTGTATGATCGAGAG ATTAAAGCGAAGAACCAGTTACGAGTGAACGGGCTGTCGATGAGCATGTACTTCCTGACCTACTTCACGGTGCTCATCTTCATCATGATCCTCACCAGCGTGGGAGTACTCGTCTTG GTAATCCTCAACGACATTCCGAGCCTGACCAACGGGTCGGCGATCACGATGCTCTCCGGGCTCCTGCTGCTATACAGTCCGTCCGCCATCTTGTTCAACACGTGCCTCTCCTACATCTTCGACAAGATGGACTCCGCGCAGAGCATCATGCCCAACATCACCACCTGGGTCGGCGTCATACCGTTCATATTGGTCGCTGTTCTTGATACTTTCAAGTGGG GTAGCGAGATCGCGTTCTACTTGCACTTGACCTTCAGTTTCCTGGATGTGATGTACATACCTTACGCAATAATATACTACGTTGATAG GGTATACTTGACATGCAACCTGCGAGACCTGTGCACGACGCCCCCACTGAGCAGTTACTTCACTGCCGAGGTGTGGGTGCTACTGGTCGCCATGTTGCTGCACGTTCCACTGTCCGGGGCTGCGCTGTTAGCTGCTGACAGGGTCAAGTCCGGTGGCCGGATATGTCCC CGAAAGAAAAGTACATCAGAAAGTGGGGGTGACGCGGAGCAGGAGGCTGGAGGCGAGGCGGGGGAGGACGAGGACGTCAGGCGCGAGCGGCGCCGGGTCGCCGCCATACTGCAGCAGCCCAAGCATAGCGCGCCGCCGCTTGTGGTTCAT AACTTACGTAAAGAATACAAAGTGCGAGGTACTGGTAGCGGAGGCTCGTGTTGGAcacagaaggaggagacgtcCTCCCGAGTGAAGTCTCGGTTCGTAGGACTGGCGCGGCTGAGTCTGGCCGTGGAGGGGGGGGAGGTGTTTGGTCTGCTGGGACACAACGGCGCTGGGAAGACTACCACCATGAAGATCATCACTGCTGAGGAGAGGCCCACGCATGGGAGT GTGATGCTGGGCAGTCAGAACATCGACGACTCGCAGACGTCAGCGTTCATGATGCTCGGCTACTGCCCGCAGCACGACGCGCTGTGGAAGAACGTCACCATCCGCGAACACATCGAGTGCTACGCCGCCATCCGGGGAGTCAGCAAGGCTGATACTCCTAG GATAGTAGACGCCTACCTAAACGGTCTCCAAATAATGGAGCACGCGAATAAGAACGCGGACGAGTGCTCGGGTGGCACGCGACGGAAGCTGTCGTTCGCGCTGGCGATGGTGGGCAGTCCGCGCGTGGTGCTGCTGGACGAGCCCTCCACCGGCATGGACCCGCGCAGCAAGAGGTTCCTCTGGGACACCATCCTCGCTAGCTTCCAG GGCAAAAAAGGTGCTATATTGACGACACATTCCATGGAAGAGGCTGATGCTTTATGTTCCAGAGTCGGCATCATGGTCAAAGGTGGCCTGAG GTGTATCGGCTCAACACAACACTTGAAGAATTTGTACGGAGCGGGTTACACGCTGGAGATGAAGATTGGGAACAATAATCAGAAAGCAAAT ATGATGGAGTCAGAGTCACTGTCACCATCGCCGCTCAGGTCCAATGAGAACTCACCATCATTAGGAGAAGCAGATGAAG GAGGTTCGAACACGGGGTCGGTGTGCGCGGAGGCGGAGGGCGAGGCGGAGGCCGTGGACGCCAGCATACACACGCCGCTCGTCGCAGGGACCCCGCCGCCGCCCAGACTGCAACACCATCG GACGGAGTCTGGTGGTGGTGGAGCGAACTCAGAAGCGGTGATAGCGTTAGTGGGTCACATATTCCCCGCGGCGGTGCTGGAGGAGAGCTTCGCGGAGCGGCTCGTGTTCTCCGTGCCGCAGTCTGCTGTGTCCAGCCTCGCCAGGTGTTTCCAGCAGATTGAGGACG cgaaagaaaaactaaatatagtTGAGTACAGCTTCAGTCAAACGACTTTGGAGCAGGTGTTCCTGAAATTCGCACAATCTGAGAACGTCGATTCATCAGACTAA
- the LOC118274703 gene encoding cholesterol transporter ABCA5 isoform X1, with protein MSGAHGVADVRDDGRDSPASTEQLTKCGEKEADLDCVAIGSRLRGAMGTRRPAKFWPQLWATVVRNLLLKKRDTRKTLAEVLVPLYSLGVLIFLKMLVPNPNFPEVRKPGRLLRIHHDAFPENHSVAVVADWLNANGTMGFLEEINTLLAESHQHPIRWIKYSNNSELNDAYHNDARNFPIAVIFHTDPTSNIEPLRYTIRTNPSHIGTPSTRILTTSPAKCRERTASKDWSSDWSRGGQLIPLSEMHGEDTCPVLQYYYSGFLALQTLIDYIKIKFDTDAAIPPPRIDLRQFPKRQHTGDWLVIFRVIMPMYMVMTLSQFITYLLMFVVGEKEKKIREGMRIMGLKESVYWGSWFLIYAVFVTILSIVSTVLLFTLKVFQHSSYILIFLLMLLFGFTIITFAFMLTPFFDRARTAGILGSFAVNLMSGLYFIQVFVSNADSLAFWFVSLISSSCYALAMDKALVLDMAGVGVTWDNLWSGPGVPFGGSLIMMAVDTVLYGLAAYWLDAVIPSEYGIKQKPWFCLLPSFWLGSRRGRVSAVHFHSNGEAAAHNKDIEPVPRELQDKEAIRIVGLQKSFRHCRKPEIKAIDNIDLSIYEGQITAVLGHNGAGKSTLFNILTGLTAPTNGTAYVYGLDVRDPNDMHEIRQMIGVCPQQDVLFDLLSVKEHLQFFGAVKGIPRKRLPEEIHKALSDVGLLDQMNVFAKHLSGGQKRKLSIAIAFIGDPKIIILDEPTAGVDPVSRRQTWRILQRARHGKVLLLTTHFMDEADILGDRKAVISKGRVRCAGTSLFLKNKFGIGYHLTLVLDGVCREHQITRLVRGHVPRAEKARRHGRELSYILPHYAVHLFPPLFNAIEQEVKEKTNRLGITSYGVSMTTLEEVFLSLEGENAEETEAVEGVSSVKLVRARALSRSLSLQSKTLSYQELNDKDGQKATSLPTPPASHALHSTTHGVEHVKVAPEVPISVDALGETVKTNPTCWRTFCALVYIRMVRMIRDPYKLWVMILMPIISCALGLYMKSRQIVFFRMQPLKLEPNAYFNKTPIAVYSEQGNIKEITDLRDSLESLGAYPIIDFDGNFSSLLDMENFGAFSLRDSVIPYGKIMAYYNSTYTHSLPIIVNLLDNSVYRVLMSASGLIESFKPIEVSTHPFQQTEQQEEFNLGNVVCAIFMGMIFALVPVTLAVDIVYDREIKAKNQLRVNGLSMSMYFLTYFTVLIFIMILTSVGVLVLVILNDIPSLTNGSAITMLSGLLLLYSPSAILFNTCLSYIFDKMDSAQSIMPNITTWVGVIPFILVAVLDTFKWGSEIAFYLHLTFSFLDVMYIPYAIIYYVDRVYLTCNLRDLCTTPPLSSYFTAEVWVLLVAMLLHVPLSGAALLAADRVKSGGRICPRKKSTSESGGDAEQEAGGEAGEDEDVRRERRRVAAILQQPKHSAPPLVVHNLRKEYKVRGTGSGGSCWTQKEETSSRVKSRFVGLARLSLAVEGGEVFGLLGHNGAGKTTTMKIITAEERPTHGSVMLGSQNIDDSQTSAFMMLGYCPQHDALWKNVTIREHIECYAAIRGVSKADTPRIVDAYLNGLQIMEHANKNADECSGGTRRKLSFALAMVGSPRVVLLDEPSTGMDPRSKRFLWDTILASFQGKKGAILTTHSMEEADALCSRVGIMVKGGLRCIGSTQHLKNLYGAGYTLEMKIGNNNQKANMMESESLSPSPLRSNENSPSLGEADEGGSNTGSVCAEAEGEAEAVDASIHTPLVAGTPPPPRLQHHRTESGGGGANSEAVIALVGHIFPAAVLEESFAERLVFSVPQSAVSSLARCFQQIEDAKEKLNIVEYSFSQTTLEQVFLKFAQSENVDSSD; from the exons GAAATGTGGGGAGAAGGAGGCGGATCTGGACTGTGTAGCAATAGGTAGCCGGCTGCGGGGAGCGATGGGGACCCGTCGGCCGGCCAAGTTCTGGCCGCAGCTGTGGGCCACCGTCGTCAGGAACCTGCTGCTCAAGAAACGGGACACCAGGAAGACCCTCGCG GAGGTGTTGGTCCCGTTATACTCCCTGGGCGTGCTGATATTCCTGAAGATGCTGGTGCCGAACCCCAACTTCCCCGAGGTTCGGAAACCAGGCCGGCTGCTCAGGATACATCACGACGCCTTCCCGGAGAACCACTCCGTTGCCGTTGTAGCTGACTGGCTCAATGCCAATGGAACTATG GGTTTCCTGGAGGAGATAAACACATTGCTAGCAGAGTCCCACCAGCACCCGATCCGATGGATCAAGTACAGCAACAACTCGGAGCTGAACGACGCGTACCACAACGACGCCAGGAACTTCCCCATCGCCGTCATCTTTCACACTGATCCTACCTCCAATATTGAACCCCTTAG GTATACAATCAGGACCAACCCCTCCCACATAGGCACGCCGTCCACTCGTATCCTCACCACCTCTCCAGCGAAGTGCCGCGAGAGGACTGCCTCCAAAGACTGGTCCTCCGACTGGTCGAGAGGAGGGCAACTCATTCCACTCTCAGAGATGCATGGAGAGGACACGTGCCCCGTTCTTCAGTATTACTATTCAGGATTCTTAGCTTTGCAGACGCTCATAGATTATATTAAGATTAAG TTCGACACAGACGCAGCAATACCGCCTCCTCGAATAGACCTCCGGCAGTTTCCCAAGCGCCAGCACACAGGAGACTGGCTGGTCATCTTCAGGGTCATCATGCCAATGTACATGGTGATGACGCTATCACAGTTCATCACATACCTTCTCATGTTCGTCGTGGGGGAGAAGGAGAAGAAGATCAGGGAAGGAATGAGGATTATGGGATTGAAGGAATCAGTTTACTG GGGTTCCTGGTTCCTGATATACGCAGTCTTTGTCACAATCTTGTCCATCGTTAGCACTGTTCTACTTTTTACGTTGAAG GTGTTCCAGCATTCTTCCTACATCTTAATATTCCTGCTGATGCTGTTGTTTGGCTTCACGATCATCACCTTCGCGTTTATGCTGACGCCATTCTTTGATCGCGCGAGG ACGGCAGGTATCCTGGGCAGCTTCGCAGTGAACCTGATGAGTGGTCTCTACTTCATCCAAGTGTTTGTCTCCAACGCGGACTCCCTCGCCTTCTGGTTTGTCTCTCTCATCAGCTCCAGCTGTTACGCATTGGCTATGGATAAG GCTTTAGTCCTGGACATGGCCGGTGTGGGCGTCACCTGGGACAACTTGTGGAGTGGTCCAGGAGTTCCCTTCGGCGGCAGTCTCATCATGATGGCGGTGGACACCGTACTGTATGGACTGGCTGCTTACTGGCTAGATGCTGTTATCCCTA GTGAATACGGTATCAAGCAGAAGCCCTGGTTCTGCCTGCTCCCTTCCTTCTGGCTGGGCAGCAGACGAGGCAGGGTGTCTGCGGTGCACTTCCACTCCAATGGAGAAGCAGCCGCTCATAACAAGGACATCGAACCTGTACCTAG GGAACTTCAAGACAAAGAAGCCATCAGGATAGTGGGCCTACAGAAGAGCTTCAGGCATTGTCGTAAGCCTGAAATTAAGGCCATTGATAACATAGACCTGAGCATCTACGAAGGTCAGATCACAGCCGTGCTAGGCCACAACGGTGCTGGGAAGTCCACACTCTTCAATATCCTGACTGGATTGACAGCACCCACTAATGGAACCGCTTATGTTTATGGACTTGATGTTAG GGATCCCAACGACATGCACGAGATTCGTCAGATGATCGGCGTGTGTCCTCAGCAAGATGTGTTGTTTGACCTTCTATCTGTAAAAGAGCATCTGCAGTTCTTTGGTGCAGTTAAG GGTATCCCTCGAAAAAGACTGCCAGAAGAAATCCACAAAGCTCTCTCAGATGTCGGTCTACTCGATCAGATGAATGTCTTCGCTAAACATCTTTCTGGGGGACAGAAGAGGAAGCTCAGTATAGCCATCGCGTTTATTGGAGACCCTAAG ATCATAATCCTGGACGAGCCTACAGCAGGAGTGGACCCAGTCTCCCGCCGACAGACCTGGAGGATCCTGCAACGAGCGCGGCACGGGAAGGTCTTGCTACTGACTACTCACTTCATGGACGAAGCCGACATACTGGGGGATAGGAAAGCTGTCATCAGTAAAGGAAGA GTCCGTTGTGCTGGCACATCACTGTTCTTGAAAAACAAATTCGGAATTGGATATCATCTGACATTGGTCTTGGATG GAGTATGTCGGGAACACCAAATCACCCGGTTGGTCCGCGGCCACGTGCCTCGCGCGGAGAAGGCGCGCCGCCACGGCCGGGAACTGTCCTACATCCTGCCGCACTACGCTGTGCATCTGTTCCCCCCACTCTTCAACGCCATCGAGCAGGAGGTTAAGGAGAAGACTAATAGACTTG GTATCACAAGCTACGGAGTATCAATGACGACTCTGGAGGAAGTGTTCTTGAGTTTGGAAGGTGAAAACGCTGAAGAAACGGAGGCTGTTGAAGGAGTCTCCTCTGTGAAGCTGGTCAGAGCTCGGGCACTATCCAGGAGTTTGTCGTTACAAAGCAAGACATTGAGCTATcaa GAGCTGAACGATAAGGACGGCCAGAAAGCGACATCGTTGCCAACTCCACCTGCATCTCACGCGTTACATTCCACCACCCATGGCGTTGAACATGTCAAG GTGGCTCCCGAAGTCCCGATATCAGTAGACGCTCTAGGCGAGACAGTGAAGACGAACCCGACGTGCTGGAGAACATTCTGCGCACTCGTCTACATCAGGATGGTGCGGATGATCAGGGATCCTTACAAACTCTGGGTCATGATCTTGATGCCTAtca TATCCTGTGCCCTGGGTCTCTACATGAAATCACGACAAATCGTTTTCTTCCGCATGCAGCCGCTCAAATTAGAACCAAACGCATACTTCAACAAGACTCCCATAGCCGTATACAGTGAACAGGGCAACATCAAAGAAATCACAGACCTGAGGGACTCCTTAGAATCCTTGGGAGCATACCCCATCATAGACTTTGATGGGAACTTCTCCAGCCTTCTAGATATGGAGAACTTTGGAGCCTTCAGCCTCAGGGATAGCGTGATACCCTACGGCAAGATCATGGCCTACTACAACAGTACCTACACCCACAGCTTGCCTATCATCGTTAATTTGTTGGATAATAGCGTTTATAG GGTATTAATGTCAGCATCAGGTCTGATAGAAAGCTTCAAGCCAATCGAAGTGTCGACCCATCCGTTCCAGCAGACGGAGCAACAGGAGGAGTTCAACCTGGGCAACGTGGTGTGCGCCATCTTCATGGGCATGATCTTCGCGCTCGTGCCCGTCACGCTCGCTGTGGACATCGTGTATGATCGAGAG ATTAAAGCGAAGAACCAGTTACGAGTGAACGGGCTGTCGATGAGCATGTACTTCCTGACCTACTTCACGGTGCTCATCTTCATCATGATCCTCACCAGCGTGGGAGTACTCGTCTTG GTAATCCTCAACGACATTCCGAGCCTGACCAACGGGTCGGCGATCACGATGCTCTCCGGGCTCCTGCTGCTATACAGTCCGTCCGCCATCTTGTTCAACACGTGCCTCTCCTACATCTTCGACAAGATGGACTCCGCGCAGAGCATCATGCCCAACATCACCACCTGGGTCGGCGTCATACCGTTCATATTGGTCGCTGTTCTTGATACTTTCAAGTGGG GTAGCGAGATCGCGTTCTACTTGCACTTGACCTTCAGTTTCCTGGATGTGATGTACATACCTTACGCAATAATATACTACGTTGATAG GGTATACTTGACATGCAACCTGCGAGACCTGTGCACGACGCCCCCACTGAGCAGTTACTTCACTGCCGAGGTGTGGGTGCTACTGGTCGCCATGTTGCTGCACGTTCCACTGTCCGGGGCTGCGCTGTTAGCTGCTGACAGGGTCAAGTCCGGTGGCCGGATATGTCCC CGAAAGAAAAGTACATCAGAAAGTGGGGGTGACGCGGAGCAGGAGGCTGGAGGCGAGGCGGGGGAGGACGAGGACGTCAGGCGCGAGCGGCGCCGGGTCGCCGCCATACTGCAGCAGCCCAAGCATAGCGCGCCGCCGCTTGTGGTTCAT AACTTACGTAAAGAATACAAAGTGCGAGGTACTGGTAGCGGAGGCTCGTGTTGGAcacagaaggaggagacgtcCTCCCGAGTGAAGTCTCGGTTCGTAGGACTGGCGCGGCTGAGTCTGGCCGTGGAGGGGGGGGAGGTGTTTGGTCTGCTGGGACACAACGGCGCTGGGAAGACTACCACCATGAAGATCATCACTGCTGAGGAGAGGCCCACGCATGGGAGT GTGATGCTGGGCAGTCAGAACATCGACGACTCGCAGACGTCAGCGTTCATGATGCTCGGCTACTGCCCGCAGCACGACGCGCTGTGGAAGAACGTCACCATCCGCGAACACATCGAGTGCTACGCCGCCATCCGGGGAGTCAGCAAGGCTGATACTCCTAG GATAGTAGACGCCTACCTAAACGGTCTCCAAATAATGGAGCACGCGAATAAGAACGCGGACGAGTGCTCGGGTGGCACGCGACGGAAGCTGTCGTTCGCGCTGGCGATGGTGGGCAGTCCGCGCGTGGTGCTGCTGGACGAGCCCTCCACCGGCATGGACCCGCGCAGCAAGAGGTTCCTCTGGGACACCATCCTCGCTAGCTTCCAG GGCAAAAAAGGTGCTATATTGACGACACATTCCATGGAAGAGGCTGATGCTTTATGTTCCAGAGTCGGCATCATGGTCAAAGGTGGCCTGAG GTGTATCGGCTCAACACAACACTTGAAGAATTTGTACGGAGCGGGTTACACGCTGGAGATGAAGATTGGGAACAATAATCAGAAAGCAAAT ATGATGGAGTCAGAGTCACTGTCACCATCGCCGCTCAGGTCCAATGAGAACTCACCATCATTAGGAGAAGCAGATGAAG GAGGTTCGAACACGGGGTCGGTGTGCGCGGAGGCGGAGGGCGAGGCGGAGGCCGTGGACGCCAGCATACACACGCCGCTCGTCGCAGGGACCCCGCCGCCGCCCAGACTGCAACACCATCG GACGGAGTCTGGTGGTGGTGGAGCGAACTCAGAAGCGGTGATAGCGTTAGTGGGTCACATATTCCCCGCGGCGGTGCTGGAGGAGAGCTTCGCGGAGCGGCTCGTGTTCTCCGTGCCGCAGTCTGCTGTGTCCAGCCTCGCCAGGTGTTTCCAGCAGATTGAGGACG cgaaagaaaaactaaatatagtTGAGTACAGCTTCAGTCAAACGACTTTGGAGCAGGTGTTCCTGAAATTCGCACAATCTGAGAACGTCGATTCATCAGACTAA